The Thioclava sp. GXIMD2076 region GAGGAACTCGACGCTGTCGCGCAGATATTCGAAGAAGTCCTGCGCGGTCGCGATGCCGCCGCGCATGAATTTGGCGTCATTGGTGGCCAGCGAATAGGGCAGGACCAGATGGTCCTTGCCATCGACGCGCGTCCAGTAGGGTAGCTCGTCATTATAGGCGTCGCTGTCATAGAGGAAGCCGCCATGCTCGACCAGAAGCGCGCGGGTGTTCAGGCTCGGCCCGTAGCGGCAATACCAGCCCTCGGGCGGTGCGCCAAGGAGGCGCTTGAAGCAGTCCACAGTGCGTGCGATGCGGGCGGCCTCGTCCTCGCGGCTGAGCTTGCGGTGATGTTCCCAGCGCCAGCCATGGGCGCAGACATCGAACTCCGACTGCCTGATCCATTCGGTGATCTCGGGATTACGCTCGAGGGCCAGCCCGCAGGCCATGGCGGTGGCAGGCAGGCCGCGCTCGGCAAACATCTTGGCGATGCGCCAGAATCCGATCCGGCTGCCATATTCGAACATGGTCTCGGCGGCCAGATTGCGCCCCGGCATCGGGTCGCCCCCGGCCTCGGTCAGCCCCTGTTCGGTCGCTTCATCCCCGTCGGGGACCGAAGGCTCGGAGCCTTCCTCGATATTGATCACGAAGTTCAGCGCGAGACGGGCGCCATTGGGCCATTGCGCTTGCGGCAGGGCACCGGCATAGCCGCGAAAATCGCGTTCGAGATGGCTGTTATCGGTCATAGCGCGCGCTCCGTCGCACAAGAGGCGATCGTGGCGAGCGGCAGGGGCGCATCGAGATCCACGAACACATCGTCGTCAGGCAGCCCCTTGCGCATCATCACGACGAACTCGGCGGGGGCATCGAATGTCTGCATGCCGGCATGCCAGATATTGCGGTGGAACAGCACGCCCGTGCCCGGCTCAGCCATGAAAGCGCGCGCGGTGTCTGCTGCGGGTTTGCCGTTCGCGTCGTCACAGACCACCACCAGAAAGCGTTGGCCGCTGAGTGGCACGAAGAGCTGGTCGGTATGGGGATGGCGTTCGAAGCTGGTGAGGGCCATGTCCTCGGCCAGCGGTGCGGCAATGCGCGAGACCCAGCTTGTGACAGAGGTTCCCGTGACATCATCGCCGATATCGGAACTGAAATAGGCGCGACGTTCCTGTCCCTTATGGCGGATGACCTTGCCATAGGGAGCAAAGGCTTCCTCGGTCAGGGAAGGGAGAGAGGCTGGCAGAGACACTTCGGAACGTCCTTTATTACTATTCGTATCCCGGTGGGATACCAGTTAGATGCCATCTGGATATTGCGCTGGCAAGAGAGATTTGCCAATGTCGGACAGATAAGAAATTTTGTCATAGGGATTGCTGAAAATATGGGCGATGGCGAAAATCTGGAGCTGGAAAAAGCCAGCAGCCTATCGGAACAGGCCTATCAATATGTCCGCAGCCTGATCCTCACGGGCGAGTTGCAGCCCGGCGCGGTGTTTACCGAAAGAAAGCTGGCAGCCCAACTGGAGTTCTCCCGCACGCCCTTCCGCACGGCGATCACGCGGCTGATCGGTGAGGGGCTTGCCGAACGGCTCTCGAACGGGACACTGGTCATCCGCGAGGTGCCGCTTGACGAGCTGTTGCAGATCATGGTCATCCGCCGCCAGCTGGAAAGTGAAGCGGCGGCACAGACGGCATTGCGCGCCGACACGGCCGAGCTGTCCGCGCTGATCGACGAGACCCGCGAGATCATGTCCACGCCACAGACCGAGCTCGAGACCTTCTGGGCCTATGATGACCGCTTCCATAATTTCGTGGCCAATGCGAGCTGCATGCCGTTGCTGGCCAAGATGATCCGCGAGAATCGCGACCGCGTGCGTATGTGTAACGTGGCGCGGATGGAGCGTAATTTCTCGGATCAGGCGAAGGAGCATCTCACGGTGCTCGAGGCGATTTCGGACCGCGATGCGGATCGGGCGCGCGCGGCGATGGCCGAGCATGCCCATCGAGTCCGTGAGCGGTTCCTGCGCTGGTATACGGGGATGTAACTCCGCGCCTAGCGCGGCGCGCCCGACAGGAAGGTGCAGCCCGCGCGACGGCATCCCTCGATCACATCGCGCAGCGCCTGCAGGTTGGCGGCGCGCGGCGAGGTGCGCGGTGTGACCAGCGAGACGGTCCTGCCATATTGCGCCCCGTCGGGCAGGGGGGAGGCCCCTTGCAGTTCCGGCCAGTCCGGCACCAGCGCGGCCCCTGCTCCCCGCGCGACAAGGGCCGATATCGCCTCCAATGCGTCCAGTTCGCATAAGACCACCGGCTTCAGCCCGTGATCCCGCAGATAACGCTGCGCGATGGCCCCGCCCCAGGACTGTGGGTCATAGGCCAGCAGTGGCAGGTCCTCGAAGATCCGCGCAAGGGCCTTTTCCCGACAGGCGGGCGGTGCCAACAGGCAGAGCGGCTCGCGCCGTAGCACCTGTGCCTCGAGGCTATCGGGCAGATCGAAGGGCGGCTCGACCAGCAGCGCCGCATCCAAGTCGCCCGCCAGAAGCGCCTCGTAAAGCTGGGCCGAGCTGCCCGGTGTGATGCGCAGCTCAACCTTTGGCGCGCGCTTGGGCATATGTTCCAGAATATCGGGCAGAAGGGCTGTCAGCACCGTCGAGATCGCGCCCAGCTTCAGCGGGCCAGCCGCCTCGGAGGGCTTGGCCGCCTGCTCGAGGGCGCGCGCCTGCGTTACCAGCTGGCGCATGGCGGGTAGCAGGTCGCGGCAGGCAGGGGTAGGGAGCGCCGCATTGGCCTGCCGGTCCAGCAGGCGCAGGCCCAGATCGCGTTCGAGCACCTGAATCCGCTGGCTCACGGCCGCAGGGGTCAGCCCCTGAGCGCGCGCGGTGGCCACGATCGATCCCAACTCGCTGACCGCGATCAGGCTTTCAAGAAACCGGATATCCATCGGTTTTTCTATCTCTCAGACAAAGAATTTCCAGCTTTTCCTTTCTCTACGGT contains the following coding sequences:
- a CDS encoding polysaccharide deacetylase family protein, translating into MTDNSHLERDFRGYAGALPQAQWPNGARLALNFVINIEEGSEPSVPDGDEATEQGLTEAGGDPMPGRNLAAETMFEYGSRIGFWRIAKMFAERGLPATAMACGLALERNPEITEWIRQSEFDVCAHGWRWEHHRKLSREDEAARIARTVDCFKRLLGAPPEGWYCRYGPSLNTRALLVEHGGFLYDSDAYNDELPYWTRVDGKDHLVLPYSLATNDAKFMRGGIATAQDFFEYLRDSVEFLCAEEEPRMLSVGLHLRVAGHPGRALGLRRFLDWVKERDDVWICRRSDIAHHWAKTHPPAKA
- a CDS encoding ureidoglycolate lyase, producing MSLPASLPSLTEEAFAPYGKVIRHKGQERRAYFSSDIGDDVTGTSVTSWVSRIAAPLAEDMALTSFERHPHTDQLFVPLSGQRFLVVVCDDANGKPAADTARAFMAEPGTGVLFHRNIWHAGMQTFDAPAEFVVMMRKGLPDDDVFVDLDAPLPLATIASCATERAL
- a CDS encoding GntR family transcriptional regulator yields the protein MGDGENLELEKASSLSEQAYQYVRSLILTGELQPGAVFTERKLAAQLEFSRTPFRTAITRLIGEGLAERLSNGTLVIREVPLDELLQIMVIRRQLESEAAAQTALRADTAELSALIDETREIMSTPQTELETFWAYDDRFHNFVANASCMPLLAKMIRENRDRVRMCNVARMERNFSDQAKEHLTVLEAISDRDADRARAAMAEHAHRVRERFLRWYTGM
- a CDS encoding LysR family transcriptional regulator, whose amino-acid sequence is MDIRFLESLIAVSELGSIVATARAQGLTPAAVSQRIQVLERDLGLRLLDRQANAALPTPACRDLLPAMRQLVTQARALEQAAKPSEAAGPLKLGAISTVLTALLPDILEHMPKRAPKVELRITPGSSAQLYEALLAGDLDAALLVEPPFDLPDSLEAQVLRREPLCLLAPPACREKALARIFEDLPLLAYDPQSWGGAIAQRYLRDHGLKPVVLCELDALEAISALVARGAGAALVPDWPELQGASPLPDGAQYGRTVSLVTPRTSPRAANLQALRDVIEGCRRAGCTFLSGAPR